The following are encoded in a window of Alistipes sp. ZOR0009 genomic DNA:
- a CDS encoding DUF58 domain-containing protein, whose protein sequence is MKLKIPVFPTKRLLYLLGIASILFLVSFFIKWIYPIGTWMVYCLAALTLAEIVVLFAKGSSLSVTRKVPLRLSNGDANTITLSASSRYPFPVTVSLIDEIPVQLQYRNFHLSFSIKPNQNIDFDYELTPTERGVYSFGKINAYITTAINLVERRVRYNEEADVKVYPSFIQMRKYELMAVNNRLSDIGINKLRSVGKHTEFDMIKEYIEGDDYRTINWNATARKGSLMVNKYLEEKSQHVYSIIDKSRLMFFPFNGLTLLEYAINSTLAFSNIATLKDDKCGLVTFNKDVDTFVYPEKKRSHIHLLMESLYQAKSSWLTSDFELLYVNVKRRMPQRSLIMLYTNFESVNSMKSVLPYLKLIAKQHLLVVVMFENTEIGNLLGTPAQNVEEFYTKTIAEKYRYEKREITSILRRNGILSVLAPPQGITPAVISKYLEIKADSLV, encoded by the coding sequence ATGAAATTGAAAATACCAGTATTCCCCACAAAAAGGCTGCTATACCTGCTAGGTATAGCTAGCATTCTTTTTCTGGTAAGCTTCTTCATTAAATGGATATACCCCATTGGCACATGGATGGTGTACTGCCTTGCAGCGCTAACGTTGGCCGAAATAGTGGTACTCTTTGCCAAAGGCTCCTCGCTCAGCGTAACCCGTAAGGTACCGCTTAGGCTCTCGAACGGCGATGCCAACACTATTACGCTAAGCGCATCGAGCCGCTACCCGTTCCCTGTTACGGTTTCGCTTATCGATGAAATTCCAGTGCAGCTACAATACCGCAATTTTCATCTTTCATTTTCGATCAAGCCAAACCAAAATATTGACTTCGACTACGAGCTAACCCCAACCGAAAGAGGGGTTTACTCCTTTGGAAAGATTAACGCCTATATTACCACCGCAATTAACCTTGTTGAGCGTAGAGTTCGGTATAACGAGGAGGCCGATGTAAAGGTGTATCCCTCATTCATCCAAATGCGCAAGTACGAGCTAATGGCTGTAAATAACAGGCTCTCGGATATCGGTATTAACAAGCTACGTAGCGTTGGCAAGCATACTGAGTTCGACATGATAAAGGAGTACATTGAGGGAGATGACTATCGAACTATAAACTGGAACGCCACCGCACGTAAGGGTAGCCTTATGGTTAACAAATACCTAGAGGAAAAATCTCAGCATGTTTACAGCATTATCGATAAGAGTAGGCTTATGTTTTTCCCTTTTAATGGGCTAACCCTGCTTGAGTATGCCATAAATTCTACGCTGGCCTTCTCCAACATTGCCACCCTTAAGGATGATAAATGCGGATTGGTTACCTTTAATAAGGATGTGGATACTTTTGTGTATCCCGAGAAGAAGCGAAGCCATATCCACCTTTTAATGGAAAGCCTATACCAGGCAAAGTCATCGTGGCTAACCTCAGATTTTGAGCTACTCTACGTCAACGTAAAACGCAGAATGCCGCAACGAAGCCTCATTATGCTGTACACCAATTTTGAATCGGTGAATAGCATGAAAAGTGTGCTCCCCTATTTAAAGTTAATTGCCAAGCAGCATTTGCTGGTGGTGGTTATGTTTGAGAATACGGAGATAGGCAACCTTTTAGGCACTCCGGCCCAAAACGTAGAGGAGTTCTACACAAAGACTATTGCCGAAAAATATCGGTACGAGAAAAGGGAGATAACCTCGATACTACGAAGAAACGGAATTTTATCGGTGCTTGCACCACCTCAAGGCATTACGCCTGCCGTTATTAGCAAATATCTGGAAATTAAAGCCGATAGCTTAGTATAA
- a CDS encoding 2-oxoacid:ferredoxin oxidoreductase subunit beta has translation MSEVCVKYTAQDFKSDQEVRWCPGCGDHAILNAVQKALPEVAEALNYTKERFTFVSGIGCSSRFPYYMQTYGFHGIHGRAAAIATGVKVANPKLSVWQITGDGDALAIGGNHFIHAVRRNIDINILLFNNEIYGLTKGQYSPTSKLGIVTKTSPFGTVEHPFLPGELVLGARGTFFARSLDVEVALTKDCMVSAAKHDGTSVVEILQNCVIFNDGTHASFMDREVREDRTIVLRHGEPMIFGKNKDKGLVLDVENMTLKVVNLGENGVTEKDLLVHNAHNPNPGIHMMLVNMKSPNFPVALGVIRAVKDSTYDDNVRDQVLEVMKNAKIHSVDELLRSGDTWEVE, from the coding sequence ATGTCAGAAGTTTGTGTAAAATATACCGCTCAAGATTTTAAGAGCGACCAAGAAGTTAGATGGTGCCCAGGTTGTGGCGACCACGCTATTCTTAATGCTGTTCAAAAGGCATTGCCAGAGGTGGCAGAGGCTTTAAACTATACCAAAGAACGTTTTACATTCGTTTCTGGTATTGGTTGCTCTTCTCGCTTCCCTTACTATATGCAAACCTACGGTTTTCATGGTATTCACGGCCGTGCCGCTGCAATTGCTACAGGAGTGAAGGTTGCAAATCCTAAGCTTTCTGTTTGGCAAATTACAGGTGATGGTGATGCCCTTGCAATCGGAGGTAACCACTTCATCCATGCAGTACGTCGTAATATCGACATTAACATTCTGCTTTTTAATAACGAGATTTACGGTCTTACAAAGGGACAGTACTCGCCAACTTCGAAGTTGGGTATTGTTACCAAAACTTCTCCTTTCGGAACAGTGGAGCATCCATTTCTTCCAGGTGAGCTAGTTCTTGGTGCTCGTGGTACCTTCTTTGCTCGTTCGTTGGATGTTGAAGTGGCCTTGACTAAGGATTGTATGGTTTCTGCAGCAAAGCACGATGGTACTTCTGTTGTTGAAATCCTTCAGAACTGCGTTATTTTCAACGATGGAACGCATGCTTCATTCATGGATCGTGAGGTACGTGAGGACAGAACAATCGTTCTTCGTCATGGTGAACCGATGATCTTTGGAAAGAACAAGGATAAGGGGTTAGTTCTTGATGTTGAGAATATGACTCTAAAGGTGGTTAATCTTGGAGAAAACGGCGTGACTGAAAAGGATCTTTTGGTTCACAATGCTCACAATCCAAATCCAGGTATCCACATGATGCTTGTTAATATGAAGTCTCCAAACTTCCCTGTTGCGCTAGGTGTTATTCGTGCAGTTAAGGATTCAACTTACGACGATAACGTTCGCGATCAGGTGTTGGAAGTTATGAAGAATGCAAAGATTCACAGCGTTGATGAGCTTCTTCGTAGTGGAGATACTTGGGAAGTAGAATAG